Sequence from the Lampris incognitus isolate fLamInc1 chromosome 12, fLamInc1.hap2, whole genome shotgun sequence genome:
gccaggaagaacttgtcagcttcttcagctagcttgcggcaatcggtaatgctggtgttagccaaagcggcccgcacctgagcaggcagttgtcgcggaaacagttggacaaagaggaaatcaggtgtgtgccggtcccagcagattcatcattttgtccatgagctcggatggcttgctgtcacccaagccttgcagagaaaagagacggtgggccctctcggcatcagaaagttcaaaaatgcagtcgaacatccgagcgccgataccacgtagtagtatttagtagcatcatccgctattttgcggatagcaaactgcgcttccgcctggacgaaccatgtcgttgccgattaCTCCCaaaactctggcaatttgagagaaaccgcgttgatttcgtcaaccatgtttgtTCAAAAGATTGTCtttgataactaccaagagacaaacgtcggggtcaccagtgtagagaagCTCAAGCatgagtcgtgacaactttctctttcggctacacaacgtgcaccatttattccttccaccattacaaccacaacaaaaaacccgcgcagcggaagcgtgttactgtaaacccgaaccgagaaaacagcagctgtaaactaacgttcctactagctcaataaggggaattatgtatccccataaccactacagtattttgttttttgtatattTTCAACAAAAAACTTGAGCAGCTCTCGTATTAGGGGAATTAGAGACAGCCTGCCACTGTGTGAATTGACTGTGCCCCttgcgactttttttttttttttttttagaataaatGCAGATCCTGGttcctggtgtgactggtgttcttcagtctgtgagcaacCAACCATCTTATAGCTgctacactacgtccccctggcgaaactcctcactgtcaggtgaaaagaagcagctggcgaagtcatatgtatcggaggaggcatgtgtttagTCTGCATCCCTTCCCGgatggcggagggggtggagcagcgaccgggatggctcagcagagtggggtaattggctggctacaatgggaagaaaaacgggggaaaccccccccccaaatttttatatatatatatatatacaactttgttaaatgaaacactcaatgatagagaaagtgctcaacaaataaggagcaaattaatccagtgagtcaagtaaattctttatgagacagtacaagcctgtttcatgccataagcagtcatcaaaTGGCATACATTTAGAAATGTATGCCATTTTAGCAGTGCCCTGGTCAtttatatgcttttttaaaacaagccccagccccttacccattggttgtaatgttttctaccccaccattggttgctgtgcctACCTCATTTGTTGTAATaattcaaatgttttctcctcagATTGGTTGCTGTCtaccaaaattaggggcgtgacgcggggcaacgtatactgtgtgttttttttgttgaatcacattagcagctgatgagtgcgcgatgcatgaaacaagcttgtactgctatgaattaagtttttttcctacatctatattgatattccgctccccattagttgagcacttttatcaacaccattgacggtgttgtaagtgctcaactaatgaataGTGGAGTAtatatatgtacagtgcatccggaaagtattcacaccctgtcactttccccacatttttttatgttacagccttattccaaaatggattaaattcctttttttctcatcaatctacacacaataccccataatgacaaagtgaaaaaggttttgtagaaatttttgcaaatttattaaaaatacaaaactgaaatattgcacgtacataagtattcacaccctttactcaatacttggttgaggcacccttggcagcgattacagcctcaactcttcttgggtatgaagctacaagcttggcacacctatatttggggtatttctcccattcttctctgcagatcctctcgagctctgtaaggttagatggggagcgttgctgcacagctattttcaggtctttccagagatgttcaatggggttcaagtctgggctctggctgggccactcaaggacattcacagacttgtcccgaagccactcctttgttgtcttggctgtgtgcttcgggtcgttgtcgtgttgaaaggtaaaccttcgccccagtctgaggtcctgagcgctctggagcaggttttcatcaaggatctctctgtactttgctccattcatctttcccttgatcctgactagtctcccagcaaggtgatgagaggtgcctggttaccTCCAGACCtggcgtttggcattcaggccaaagagttcaatcttggtttcatcagaccagagaatcttgtttctcatgttctgagagtcctttaggtgctttctggcaaactccaaacgggctgtcatgtgcctttactgggcagaggcttccgtctggccactctaccataaaggcctgattggtggagtgctgcagagatggttgtccttctggaaggttctcccatctccacagaggaacgctggagctctgtcagcgtgaccatcgggttcttggtcacctccctgaccaaggcccttctcccccgattgctctgtttggctgggcggccagctctaggaagaatcgtggtggatccaaacttcttccatttatgaatgatggagaccactgtgctcttcgggaccttcaaagctgtagaaattttttgtacccttccccagatctgtgcctcgatacaaacctgtctcggaggtccacagacaattcctttgacttcatggcttggtttctgctctgacatgcactgtcaacagtgggaccttatatagacaggtgtgtgcctttccaaatcatgtccaatcaattgaatttactacgggtggactccaatcaagatgtagaaacatctcaaggatgatcagtggaaacaagatgaacctgagctcaattttgagtgtcatagcaaagagtgtgaatacttatgtacatgcaatatttcagttttttatttttaataaatttgcaaaaatttctgcaaaacctttttcactttgtcattatggggtattgtgtgtagattgatgagaaaaaaaaggaatttaatccattttggaataagactgtaacataacaaaatgtggggaaagtgaaggggtgtgaatactttccgggtgcactgtatatatgtgtgtgtgtgtgtgtgtgtgtgtgtgtgtgtgtgtgtgtgttatttaatgatttttttacagtatatgaccaaaaaaaaatgtCAATAAGTCATCTTACCTTTCCCTCAAATAGCAAGTTGGTTGTCAGTTTCTTGTAAGTAATCTGACATCATTCAGAACTCAACTCTTGTTATTCACTTACCACAGTATATATGAAGGAAGTTGTGATATTGTTGAAGGTATATATTTCACATATGTCTGTGCTAACAATTTACAGTATTATTTCAAAACATTGGGATGGGGTCACCAGGTCATCACATGAAGGTACCAGTATCACACATATGATATTAAAGTAAAGCCTCCAGAGACTGTATTTTTATTCTTAAACGTTCAAGTCTCATCAGTTGCTGTTATTAAAGAACctagtttgtatttgtttttttagTTCAGTGTTACTATCCTACATTTCATGATGCAcagtggtttttttgttgttttttcctttCGTGGGGTGAGATGTAAAAATCACTCGCTTCTGTCTCTTTGTTGGGATTACTAATTTTTAATattcacagacagttgaatcagttcatctggacacaacgtttattgagagagaaacatttcatcattcagctaagtgacctctgactgcaggtatccctacccttataaacaaaacagtggtaTAACAACCTAaatcaatgatcggtttcatatgcatattgcCACAACCATTAAAGTTACAATGGGTCATGTGTACTagttactattcacagaggactggggattaggtgcaatcacagtattgtaaaatggcgatagatgtactcttagccccccccccttttgtgtgagcttcttacctggattattcagcaagTATAGTGACAATTGTTAAGGTTGTCATTAATTCTATAGAATAAAAATTTACGAGATTAATCTCTTACTGACAGTTGTTTAGGTTGTGATTATTTCTATAGGAGAAGTAAGAGATTACTCTCTTACTAAGTTTTTCTTGTTTTAGAGAAAGTTAAGGAGATTTTGTTTTGAAAAAAGCAAAAACCTGTCAGCATTGTTGAAGGTGCGAGACAATGTTTGAACAATTGAACAAAGTGAGATGGCAAGATGAAATCAAATGACACCATTCCTTCACAACAAGCCATCAAGGAGCCTGAAAGACAAATTCTGAAACTAATATGTAAATGTAACCATCCATCAATCAATTTTATATCATTTAATCCAATTCAAGGGTTTGGGGGGGCTGAACCttgtcccagcaggcattggttggaaggcagtgagacacccttgacaggtcctcagcaaaacacacacacacacacacacacacacacacacacacacacacacacacacacacacacacacacacacacacacagacacacacacacacacacacacacacacacacattattcaaACCTATTACACAATTTAGGGACTCCACACACCTGACATTTGTGCCTTTCGACTGTGGTTCTAAACTGACACAAgttggggagaacatgaaaactttaCACTGATGGGATGTAATCAAACCCATGACTCTCTTCCTGTGACCACAGGAAAAGTTTTAAGCCACTTATGCTTAAATGGACTAAACCTCCAAATATATTGATCTCTGGAAAATATGGCTGACACAAATAAAACATATTTTGGTAAGAGAGCAGAAAGATAAGGCAAATAACAGCTTCAGATAAGGCAATACCACTGTTGTTTCACTTTTAAAAATGTCTTACATTAAGATCAAATGCTCCTCTGTGATATCAACAGCATCTTGAATTATATCACGATAGCTCTTAATTTATTTTGTTCACAAAATAATAATTCACATCGCAGAATCACGTAAAGCTATCTCTTCCTAATTAAGATAGATGGAATATTAATCATGTTCATTACAGAATAAAACAGGTTGATGAGGTTGATGAACATGAAACGCAGTGACTTAAATGCAACCGAAACCTTTTATAAATATGTGAAACGCAACACCAACATGTCCCTGAATGAATGTGTTTCATTGGCTTAAGTCGTGACGGTTTTATAAGCATTAAGCGTGCCAAAAAAGGGCTGCCAATTATGGTTGTAATGTGGCAGGCACCACTATTAAACATTGAGCTGATCTATTTATACATTTTGATTTGCTAGACATGTCCGATTAAATTATGAAAACATGAATGGAAAATTTAAAAAGATATTTTACTATTAAATCTCAGTATTTACATAAATATTGTTGTGTATAAAATCTTAAAGTCTTGATAGCATTTTCATTACTCATGTGGctaaaataatataataaagtgtttatataaaatatattatttttttaaaataatggtTCACTGTAGCACACACTGGGTGTATGTGAAAGGTACATTTTCAACTCTTCAGGGTGTGAAACAGAAAAGTTTAAAGACAATCAAATACATGAGAGCCTTTTAAAGAAATGTCCATATTTAGTTTCTGCTTGCTTGGCAGATTGACCTCAATATAAGGGGGCTCATCATGAGATGAAGAGGCTGCAGGGGATTTCAGACTCTTCCAACCTGTGGTAAGTCAGACTGATGGCTTCAGTTGCATTAGAGAAGAACGTTGATTCAGACTGTTTCTTAAAATGATATAACCAAAGTCTGATGTGAGGTGTTTGATTGCTTGAATTAAAAAGTCATTACTAaaatacatggtttagataaTCCAATGACAGTGTTTAAAAAAGATGAAAATAATACAATTTTGTATATTAATGCTTTCATAATTGATAATTTAGAAAGAGCAAATTCAAATAAATCATTGTGAAATAATCTAATTAATAAATAATTGTGGCATGTGTGTATATTAACTTTTATTTGGTATGGACAATTACTATATTGCTTAAAATCTAAATGATGGCAAATGATTGTTCACGTTTAGGGTCGACACTTGGGTAAAATTTCTCAGTGATTGGGTAGAAGAAAAAGGTGAGGTACACAAATGTCATAATTCACTGAATCCCTTTGCCATGTCTAGAatacaaagcaaaaacaaatatTTATGAAATAGGAGAGGAATTCATTTCAGTGGTCTGTCTACAGAAAACTACCACCATGAGTACGGACGCGGAGATGGCCATTTATGGCAAGGCTGCCATTTATCTCCGTAAGCCTGAGAAAGAGAGGCTTGAGGCTCAAAGCAAACCTTTTGATGCCAAAAGTGCTGCATATGTGACTGATGTTAAGGAGCTGTACCTCAAATGTACAATCCTGAAGAGAGACGGTGGCAAAGTCACCGTTAAAGTGCTTGACACCCAGGACGTAGGTGAAAGTTCATTTGAAAGAATTAATTAAAGTAATACTTGCAGAACTTTTTTCAAGACAAACTCTCTTTCCATGCTTTAGGAGAAAACGGTTAAGGAGGATGATGTGACCCCAATGAACCCTCCCAAGTTCGACAAAATTGAGGACATGGCCATGATGACCCATCTCAATGAAGCTTCTGTGCTGTATAACCTCAAAGAGCGTTATGCCGCATGGATGATTTACGTGAGAAAGCGTACTGGCTAAAGAACAATATTCATCTAGGATGCATGGACAGCATATGGTAAatgttcatctgtctctcatctctcttagaCCTACTCTGGGCTCTTCTGTGCCACCGTGAACCCCTACAAGTGGCTCCCGGTGTACGATTCTGAGGTTGTTAATGCCTACAGAGGCAAAAAACGTATGGAGGCTCCACCCCATATCTTCTCTGTCTCTGACAATGCCTATCAGAACATGCTTACTGGTACGTCCTAGTCATAAAAATATATTAATTGACATTGCAATGAATATCTTCTATTTAAATGAAAAAcacatttctttccttttcctttaaCAGACAGGGAGAACCAGTCTATCTTGATCACGTACGTTTCACATTTATTGGCCCTCTATAATACCAACATGATCAAAGACATTGAGTAAATTCTATTAATCTGTGTATTTATAAATCTTTACCCAGTGGAGAATCTGGTGCTGGAAAGACTGTGAACACTAAGCGTGTCATTCAGTACTTTGCCACAATCTCTGTGGGTGGAGACAAGAAGAAGGACCAAACTCCTGGGAAGATGCAGGTATATTTACTCAAGTAGTTTTCAAACAAATTAGAAACATTCCTGGAGTTAAATATGTGCTGACATCAACATTATATGTAAAACTCCACTTGTAGGGCTCCCTGGAGGATCAGATTATTGCAGCCAATCCCTTGCTGGAGGCTTACGGTAATGCCAAGACTGTGAGGAATGACAACTCCTCTCGCTTTGTAAGTGTGGATAACCATAAATATATATTGATTGTTCTGGATTGTATAATGCTTCTGTAGTGGGATGCTAAAAATTATTCTTTTCCTGACAGGGTAAATTCATCAGAATCCATTTTGGCACTTCTGGTAAACTGGCTAGTGCTGATATTGAGACCTGTAAGTATCAATCACATGTGCTAAATTTAAACAATAGAATATAAAACAGAGTTTGTTATCGTGAATACTatcacagaaacgtttcatcacttatctaagtgatgaaacgtttctctctcaataaacattgtgtccagatcaactgattcaattttctgtgattatTAAAATGAATAAGAGTAAACATGTATTTAATGACAACATTAGTCAAAAATGCAAGCTACGTTGCTTCATTTAATGAAATAATTGTTTGGGTAAATCTTAATCATTACACTGATGTCCATTGTGTAgttagagaaagtgtgtgtgtaggATCTTTATCACATTATAGTTTTATTCATTGGTCTTCTCCAATTGAAGCCAATCcatcaaaaataagaataagtcaACATTAAACCAAAATGGATAATTTGATACATATCCATTGCTGACACAGTCACTTGATGACAACCGCTGACATCAGCTGTTGGTGAAATCAGCCATTACACGCAGAATAGAGGTGAAGTGATACAGTAACTGTGATGTTATTGTAAATAACACATAGATCTCGGCCAATCAGATTGCTTGATCACAATCCACTGTTgtataaattattacaatattggttaGGTAGAGTTTTAAACATGAATAACACTTACAGATCTGCTGGAGAAGTCCAGAGTGACATTCCAGCTTCCAGATGAGAGAGGCTACCACATCTTCTACCAGATGATGACCAACCACAAACCTGAGCTGATTGGTGAGCTGAATAACAGCAAGTAGAAAATGACTACAAACCAAGTAGTTAATTGCTTTAACATTCCACTTAATAATCCCTTCAATCTTTCCAAATTTATAGAAATGACGCTCATCACCACCAACCCATATGATTTCCCCATGTGCAGCCAGGGTCAGATCACTGTGGCTAGCATTGATGACAAAGAAGAGTTGGTTGCTACTGATGTTAGTGATCTTCACTTTAACATCCAAACAGCATTTTTTTCATCTATTTTCTTTTGAGTATTTAACTGTAGGTATCCTGTGAAATAAGATgtctaatttttatttttttattaaatgtcACTACCTGTTGTAAATGCAGACAGCCATTGATATCCTGGGCTTCAGCAATGAGGAGAAGATGTACATCTATAAGCTGACAGGTGCTGTGCTTCACCATGGTAACATGAAGTTCAAGCAGAAGCAGCGTGAGGAGCAGGCTGAGCCAGATGGCAATGAGGGTGAGTATTACATTTATTCTGGATGCGGATAAGTTCAAAATGATGACATTTCATTAATATTGAAGGTTTTATTTTCCTTGTTGACAAATTTAACAATTAATGTCACAACAATTATTGTTGGGTTAATAGTCCTGCCATAAAATAATGTCTTACCCCGGGTAATACACTGTGGCTTCCCACTGCTCCCACGTAGTTAGGATGGAGAGGACTTATTTCCCCACAGAGATCAACAAAGTCATATTAATAAACCTTAACCATTTAAATGTATTTTATGTCATATTTTAGATGCTGACAAGATTGCTTATCTGCTGGGCATTAACTCTGCTGACATGCTGAAGGCTCTGTGCTACCCCAGAGTAAAGGTGGGAAATGAGTATGTCACAAAAGGACAAACTGTGGCTCAGGTGAGTGCTGTGCCTTTATATGTGCCTGTGCCAATCTGTTGTTGAACTGATTTTAATAATTATCTGTCTCTCATGTTCAAAGATTCCAATTATGTTTAATCATATCACTGGGTTCCATAGGTTCATAACTCAGTGAGTGCCTTGGCTAAGTCTATCTATGAGAGGATGTTCTTGTGGATGGTCATCCGTATCAACCAGATGCTGGATACCAAGCAAGCAAGGCAGTTCTTCATTGGGGTCCTGGACATTGCTGGTTTTGAGATCTTTGATGTAAGTTTAAATTACTCATCTTTCACCTTTAATAGGTAATTTAGTTTCATGATATCAATCTTTACTCTTTAACTATTAACTTATAACAACTAACCATTTCTCGGTTACAGTTCAACAGCATGGAGCAACTGTGCATCAACTTcaccaatgagaagctgcagCAGTTCTTCAATCACCATATGTTTGTTCTGGAGCAAGAAGAGTACAAGAAGGAGGGTATCATCTGGGAGTTTATTGACTTTGGCATGGACTTAGCTGCCTGTATTGAGCTTATTGAGAAGGTAAACAATCATCCTTGTATTTCAGGCAATGGATATTTCAGTAATGTAATTAATCTTAGTATGCATAGGGCCAAGAATTATCTTATTTTCTCCTTTCATACACTGTAGCCCATGGGTATCTTCTCCATCCTTGAAGAGGAGTGCATGTTCCCCAAGGCTTCAGACACAACCTTCAAAAACAAACTGTatgaccagcatcttggaaaAACCAAAGCTTTTGAAAAGCCAAAACCTGCCAAGGGCAAGGCTGAGGCCGACTTCTCTCTGGTGCACTATGCTGGGACTGTGGACTACAATGTCAGGGGGTGGCTGGACAAGAATAAGGATCCTCTGAATGACTCGGTTGTGCAGCTGTATCAGAAGTCTGGAGTTAAATTGCTGCCTGTTTTGTATCCCCCTGTTGTTGAAGGTACCATATCAGCAAATGGAATTGCTATTTTACATTTTTAACAAATGTTTTCCTTTTTTAACATagggttttcttcttttttttaattgtaagaCTCCTCTAAGTAATCTGTTTTGTGAGTGATACATTGCATTATTAAATGTATGTATTAAAATCATCCTTATGATGACCTTAAAACATTTTTATCGATGATGAAATTAAACAACACTCATCATAAAAGCTTGTGATATTTAATAACAGAGGTTGGAGGTAGCAAGGGAGGCAAGAAGAAGAAGGGTGGTTCCATGCAGACTGTGTCTTCACAGTTCAGGGTAAGATTAAAAACTGTTGTTATAGTTAATAatttgcatacacaaacacactcctagatagatagatattacaCAATATGTCTTTATTTTCTGTATGCAGGAAAACTTGGGAAAGCTGATGACTAACTTGAGGAGCACCCATCCTCACTTTGTGCGTTGCCTGATCCCAAACGAGTCAAAAACTCCAGGTATTTTAATTATGATAAATGCTTTTGTCACTGTAGGGTACGGTAGCTTACCATTTTAATAACACTTAAGGGAAAGATGGAATTATGCTTTTGTATTTTTTACAGGTCTGATGGAGAACTTCTTGGTTATCCACCAGCTGAGGTGTAACGGTGTACTGGAGGGTATCAGAATTTGCAGAAAAGGTTTCCCCAGCCGAATCCTTTATGGTGACTTCAAGCAGAGGTAATCATTGACATTTCAGTGGTAAGGTTTATTAAGCACAAAAAAGTAAAAAGCATTACCAAGACATTGTCATGAACTGTCTTACAAAAGGTACAAAGTGCTGAATGCCAGTGTTATCCCTGAGGGGCAGTTCATTGACAACAAGAAGGCTTCTGAGAAGCTTCTTGGGTCAATTGATGTTGATCACGAGCAGTACAAGTTTGGACATACCAAGGTAAACATTACTGTCTTATATCATGATGAGGCAATTAAATTGAATTCCATTCATAGCTGAAAAACAGTCGAATATGATATTTGTTTTACCCTCCTCAGGTGTTCTTCAAAGCTGGTCTGCTGGGTACTCTCGAGGAGATGCGAGATGAGAAGCTTGCTAAATTGGTCACCATGACTCAGGCCCTCTGCCGTGCTTACCTAATGAGAAAGGAATTTGTTAAAATGATGGAGCGGAGGTATGTTCCAAGAAATAAATTCAAAAATACAAATTCATGAAATATGCAGTCTCAGAATGATGTTGTCCATAACAATAATATATTCATTCCTTAGGGAAGCCATTTACAccatccagtacaacgtccgttcTTTCATGAATGTCAAACACTGGCCATGGATGAAGGTGTACTACAAGATCAAGCCTCTTTTGAAGACTGCTGAAACTGAGAAGGAGCTTGCTAATATGAAGGAGAACTATGACAAAATGAAATCAGACCTGGCTACTGCTCTGGCCAAGAAGAAAGAACTGGAAGAGAAGATGGTTTCTATTGTGCAAGAGAAGAATGACCTGCAGCTACAAGTGGCATCTGTTAGTAGACTCAATCGACAGCTTTATTTCTGAATTTAAACAGAGCTTATGTTGACATCCtccatgttttgttgtttttattgttgttttttatgCTTATTTGTTAACTAGGAATCAGAGAATCTGTCAGATGCTGAGGAGAGATGTGAAGGACTTATCAAGAGCAAGATCCAACTGGAGGCTAAACTCAAAGACACAACGGAGAggctggaggatgaggaggaaattAATGCTGAGCTGACTGCCAAGAAGAGGAAGTTGGAGGATGAATGCTCTGAGCTTAAGAAAGACATTGATGACCTGGAGCTTACCTTGGCCAAAGTGGAGAAGGAGAAACATGCCACCGAGAACAAGGTTCATGAGTGTCCATTTATTTTGCTAATATGTCAACCAGTA
This genomic interval carries:
- the LOC130121440 gene encoding myosin heavy chain, fast skeletal muscle-like, whose translation is MSTDAEMAIYGKAAIYLRKPEKERLEAQSKPFDAKSAAYVTDVKELYLKCTILKRDGGKVTVKVLDTQDEKTVKEDDVTPMNPPKFDKIEDMAMMTHLNEASVLYNLKERYAAWMIYTYSGLFCATVNPYKWLPVYDSEVVNAYRGKKRMEAPPHIFSVSDNAYQNMLTDRENQSILITGESGAGKTVNTKRVIQYFATISVGGDKKKDQTPGKMQGSLEDQIIAANPLLEAYGNAKTVRNDNSSRFGKFIRIHFGTSGKLASADIETYLLEKSRVTFQLPDERGYHIFYQMMTNHKPELIEMTLITTNPYDFPMCSQGQITVASIDDKEELVATDTAIDILGFSNEEKMYIYKLTGAVLHHGNMKFKQKQREEQAEPDGNEDADKIAYLLGINSADMLKALCYPRVKVGNEYVTKGQTVAQVHNSVSALAKSIYERMFLWMVIRINQMLDTKQARQFFIGVLDIAGFEIFDFNSMEQLCINFTNEKLQQFFNHHMFVLEQEEYKKEGIIWEFIDFGMDLAACIELIEKPMGIFSILEEECMFPKASDTTFKNKLYDQHLGKTKAFEKPKPAKGKAEADFSLVHYAGTVDYNVRGWLDKNKDPLNDSVVQLYQKSGVKLLPVLYPPVVEEVGGSKGGKKKKGGSMQTVSSQFRENLGKLMTNLRSTHPHFVRCLIPNESKTPGLMENFLVIHQLRCNGVLEGIRICRKGFPSRILYGDFKQRYKVLNASVIPEGQFIDNKKASEKLLGSIDVDHEQYKFGHTKVFFKAGLLGTLEEMRDEKLAKLVTMTQALCRAYLMRKEFVKMMERREAIYTIQYNVRSFMNVKHWPWMKVYYKIKPLLKTAETEKELANMKENYDKMKSDLATALAKKKELEEKMVSIVQEKNDLQLQVASESENLSDAEERCEGLIKSKIQLEAKLKDTTERLEDEEEINAELTAKKRKLEDECSELKKDIDDLELTLAKVEKEKHATENKVKNLTEEMASQDESIAKLTKEKKALQEAHQQTLDDLQAEEDKVNTLTKSKTKLEQQVDDLEGSLEQEKKLRMDLERAKRKLEGDLKLAQESIMDLENDKQQSDEKLKKKDFETSQLLSKIEDEQSLGAQLQKKIKELQARIEELEEEIEAERSARAKVEKQRADLSRELEEISERLEEAGGATAAQIEMNKKREAELQKLRRDLEESTLQHEATAAALRKKQADTVAELGEQIDNLQRVKQKLEKEKSEYKMEIDDLSSNMEAVAKTKGNLEKMCRTLEDQLSELKAKHDETVRQINDISSQRARLMTENGEFGRQLEEKEALVSQLTRGKQAFTQQIEEFKRQVEEEVKAKNALAHGVQSARHDCDLLREQFEEEQEAKAELQRGMSKANSEVAQWRTKYETDAIQRTEELEESKKKLAQRLQEAEEQIEAVNSKCASLEKTKQRLQGEVEDLMIDVERANGLAANLDKKQRNFDKVLAEWKQKYEEGQAELEGAQKEARSLSTELFKMKNSYEEALDQLETMKRENKNLQQEISDLTEQIGETGKSIHELEKSKKQAETEKSEIQTALEEAEGTLEHEESKILRVQLELNQIKGEVDRKLAEKDEEMEQIKRNSQRVVDSMQSTLDSEVRSRNDALRIKKKMEGDLNEMEIQLSHANRQAAEAQKQLRNVQGQFKDAQLHLDDAVRAQEDLKEQAAMVDRRNGLMVAEIEELRAALEQTERGRKVAEQELVDASERVGLLHSQNTSLLNTKKKLEAELIQVQSEVDDTVQEARNAEEKAKKAITDAAMMAEELKKEQDTSAHLERMKKNLEVTVKDLQHRLDEAENLAMKGGKKQLQKLESRVRELETEVEAEQRRGGDAVKGVRKYERRVKELTYQTEEDKKNVSRLQDLVDKLQLKVKSYKRQAEEAEEQANSYLSKCRKIQHELEEAEERADISESQVNKLRAKSRDSGKGKQAAE